In Nitrosarchaeum koreense MY1, one genomic interval encodes:
- a CDS encoding pirin family protein produces MKQNTKNQSLVKNNTKTRSVLQVTNAKTTLEGEGFVVHRAFPNGSLREVDPFLLLDEMGPIEISVGEAKGAPDHPHRGFETVTYMIDGVFEHKDSQGHSGKIKAGDIQWMTAGSGVIHSEMPEKEFSQKGGTLHGFQLWVNLPKKDKMMNPRYQDLPANKIPIAQKDGIKVKVIAGESMGEKAIIDTRTPIVYLHFTLQPNTKVTQTIPQNYNAFAYVINGKGLFGDKQISAHKEQIVLFEQDGNEITIKASNDMSSPLDMLLIAGVPLGEPVVRYGPFVMNTDDEIKQAILDYNTGKMGKIDF; encoded by the coding sequence GTGAAACAAAACACAAAAAATCAAAGTCTAGTAAAAAATAACACAAAGACTCGCTCCGTATTGCAAGTAACTAATGCAAAAACAACATTAGAAGGTGAAGGATTTGTCGTACACAGAGCATTCCCAAACGGCAGTCTTCGAGAAGTTGATCCGTTTCTTTTGTTAGATGAGATGGGCCCAATTGAAATATCTGTTGGAGAAGCTAAAGGTGCACCAGATCATCCGCATAGAGGATTTGAAACTGTCACATACATGATTGATGGCGTATTTGAACACAAAGACTCGCAAGGCCATTCTGGAAAAATAAAGGCAGGTGACATTCAATGGATGACTGCAGGTTCTGGTGTAATTCATTCAGAGATGCCCGAAAAAGAATTTTCACAGAAGGGTGGAACATTACATGGATTTCAATTATGGGTAAACTTGCCAAAAAAAGACAAGATGATGAATCCACGTTATCAGGATTTACCAGCAAACAAAATTCCAATTGCACAAAAGGATGGCATCAAAGTTAAAGTAATTGCAGGAGAATCAATGGGAGAAAAAGCAATCATCGATACAAGAACTCCTATCGTGTATCTTCATTTTACTTTACAACCAAATACCAAAGTGACACAAACTATTCCTCAAAATTATAATGCGTTTGCATATGTCATAAATGGAAAAGGATTGTTTGGAGACAAACAAATTTCTGCTCACAAAGAACAGATTGTACTATTTGAACAAGATGGAAATGAAATAACTATCAAAGCCTCAAATGACATGTCATCACCTTTGGATATGCTCTTGATTGCTGGTGTTCCACTAGGCGAACCTGTAGTTCGTTATGGGCCATTTGTGATGAATACTGACGATGAAATTAAACAAGCAATACTAGATTACAACACTGGGAAAATGGGTAAAATTGACTTTTAA
- a CDS encoding MBL fold metallo-hydrolase yields MKSTIPLIVLSVFFVFSIPLSYAEEIKTIFVGPNLVDCVGVGPQKCMQIRDDEKSEWTNFYDKITGFDFVDGNSYKLSVKVTDVANPPADASSKKYELVKIIEEKSSSRHVPYKNLCAPGFVSLGKICVLNDRCGPGIYAGKVCVMDGIKQPYLRPLQQGNAGIPAGSVICAEPLELIFKHDISPVCVNHESVNKLKERGWYVEKPIVACTLEYDPVCGMDAKIYGNMCALNAEHVAMDHKGECVEPPAGIFESTLDYTINPVVIGEKRYFVTEIANNVYWLVGSGYQTMFVTTGQGVVVVDAPQPIGEKYLDAIKDVTSEPITHMIYSHSHADHTGAVDQIFSPDITYVSHKQTADVLKQENGTRPIPSVTFDDSMYSLTVGEQTLELHYLGNFHSNGDILILAPQQKVAMLVDLMRPGEPPYRAFGVTPDIDLYLKTHDVLDSFDFDVLISGHTNLLATKDDIKTNKQFAESVMENAKNALASNDPTGNCAQTTINQWEGKLGNLETFMADHCNAMIDYLNEKP; encoded by the coding sequence GTGAAATCTACGATTCCATTAATCGTACTGTCTGTATTTTTTGTATTTTCAATTCCGCTATCATATGCTGAAGAAATAAAAACCATCTTTGTTGGCCCAAATTTGGTTGATTGTGTTGGAGTTGGCCCACAAAAATGCATGCAAATAAGAGATGATGAAAAATCAGAATGGACTAATTTTTACGATAAAATCACAGGATTTGATTTTGTAGATGGAAACTCATACAAACTCTCTGTTAAAGTAACCGATGTAGCAAATCCTCCAGCTGATGCTTCAAGCAAAAAATATGAACTAGTAAAAATAATCGAAGAAAAATCTTCGTCAAGACATGTACCTTACAAAAATCTATGTGCTCCTGGATTTGTTTCACTTGGTAAAATTTGTGTATTAAATGATAGATGTGGACCTGGCATCTATGCTGGAAAAGTCTGTGTTATGGATGGAATAAAACAACCTTACCTGAGACCATTACAGCAGGGCAACGCAGGAATTCCTGCAGGTAGCGTGATCTGTGCCGAACCTTTAGAATTAATCTTCAAACATGACATATCTCCCGTATGTGTTAATCATGAGTCAGTTAACAAGCTAAAAGAACGAGGATGGTATGTTGAAAAACCAATTGTTGCATGTACATTAGAGTATGATCCTGTATGTGGAATGGATGCAAAGATCTATGGAAACATGTGTGCTCTTAATGCAGAACATGTTGCCATGGACCATAAAGGCGAATGTGTAGAACCCCCTGCAGGAATATTTGAAAGCACTCTTGATTACACTATCAACCCTGTAGTTATTGGAGAAAAGAGATACTTTGTAACAGAGATTGCTAACAATGTGTACTGGTTAGTTGGTAGCGGTTATCAGACAATGTTTGTTACAACAGGACAAGGTGTAGTTGTAGTTGATGCACCACAGCCTATTGGAGAAAAATATCTTGATGCAATTAAAGATGTGACTTCAGAACCAATAACTCATATGATTTATTCACATTCTCATGCAGATCACACTGGCGCAGTAGATCAGATATTTTCACCAGATATTACATATGTTTCACACAAACAAACGGCAGATGTTTTAAAACAAGAAAACGGCACTAGACCAATACCATCTGTAACGTTTGATGATTCAATGTATTCTCTAACCGTTGGAGAACAGACGCTAGAGTTGCACTATCTTGGAAATTTCCACTCTAATGGGGATATTTTGATTTTAGCTCCTCAACAAAAAGTTGCAATGCTCGTTGACTTGATGCGTCCAGGTGAACCACCGTATAGAGCATTTGGTGTTACTCCTGACATTGATTTGTATCTGAAAACACATGATGTTTTAGACTCATTTGATTTTGACGTTTTAATTTCTGGCCATACCAATTTGCTTGCAACTAAAGATGATATTAAAACAAACAAGCAATTTGCAGAAAGTGTTATGGAAAATGCCAAAAATGCTCTAGCTTCAAATGATCCTACTGGAAATTGTGCCCAAACTACCATAAATCAATGGGAAGGAAAGCTAGGAAATCTTGAGACCTTCATGGCTGATCATTGTAATGCAATGATAGATTATCTCAATGAGAAACCGTGA
- a CDS encoding NADPH-dependent FMN reductase: MIPKILAFAGSTRTESFNKRLVKVASAGAKEAGADVTIIDLRDFQMPLYDEDLEKKEGLPSNTRKLKELMLSHHGFLISSPEYNSSISGVLKNTIDWTSRQDNDESPLSCFKNKVAGIMSASPGGLGGLRGLVHVRAILENMGVLVIPTQVAISKAHEAFNLDGTMKDQKQEQQVKKIGANLAQMLLKLNN; encoded by the coding sequence ATGATTCCAAAAATACTTGCATTTGCAGGTAGCACTAGAACTGAATCATTTAACAAAAGACTAGTCAAGGTAGCATCTGCTGGAGCAAAAGAAGCAGGTGCAGATGTAACAATAATTGATCTTCGTGATTTTCAAATGCCACTTTATGATGAAGATTTGGAAAAAAAAGAAGGACTGCCATCTAATACACGTAAACTAAAAGAATTGATGTTATCTCATCATGGATTTTTAATATCATCTCCCGAATACAACAGTTCAATTTCTGGCGTTCTCAAAAATACAATTGATTGGACATCAAGACAAGACAATGACGAATCACCACTGTCTTGTTTTAAAAATAAAGTAGCAGGAATAATGAGTGCATCACCTGGTGGATTGGGAGGATTGCGAGGACTAGTTCATGTTCGTGCAATTCTTGAAAATATGGGAGTCCTTGTAATTCCAACCCAAGTAGCAATATCAAAAGCTCACGAAGCTTTCAATTTGGATGGAACTATGAAAGATCAAAAACAAGAGCAACAAGTAAAAAAGATTGGTGCTAATCTAGCTCAAATGTTATTGAAACTAAATAATTAA
- a CDS encoding CbtB domain-containing protein produces the protein MSQSKEIIVSKSNVPILSVAILAIVFAFGLFLVGYDQGHLFSIVLGNQAFEDLYIHELTHDMRHAAGFPCH, from the coding sequence ATGTCGCAATCAAAAGAAATTATAGTTTCAAAATCTAATGTTCCTATTCTTTCAGTTGCAATTTTGGCAATTGTTTTTGCATTTGGATTATTCCTTGTAGGTTACGATCAAGGACATTTGTTTAGCATTGTTTTAGGTAACCAAGCATTTGAGGATCTTTACATTCATGAATTAACTCACGACATGAGACATGCAGCGGGATTCCCGTGCCATTAA
- a CDS encoding PEFG-CTERM sorting domain-containing protein: MLNNITAISFVFAVFMISTSPLIFAESDQDKLSFASSLEETLGHFWALEQNLDEKNAELALVHATHPVAELYDSMKPILQASDPVLDSQVQTILMNLGQKATTTVSRDQAQQAIDDAKEVVSIARQTVVGSELSNDPDFKINLMKILLQTSIAEYHEAVSDGVIGEMAEFQDGSAFVWRSQQIFDEVKSDLPEHEVEAIEELYTGLWNAYDNRADPEDVETISGGIIHEIDEILGLESEDADLIVYVDTIKSLLTQAKTEYANGNTDLALSLATKAYLDNFEFLEAPLVQAGQQELMEKVETNMRIELRDMIKTGASSSEVNQKIDTIISDMDIVQVSVPEFGTVAMMILAIAIISIIAVTAKTKMIPRF, from the coding sequence TTGTTGAATAACATAACTGCCATATCTTTTGTTTTTGCTGTTTTTATGATTTCTACTTCACCATTAATTTTTGCAGAATCAGACCAAGACAAGCTCTCTTTTGCATCGTCCCTTGAAGAAACACTAGGCCATTTTTGGGCATTAGAACAGAATCTTGATGAAAAGAATGCAGAACTTGCATTGGTTCATGCAACACACCCAGTAGCCGAACTATATGACTCAATGAAGCCAATACTGCAAGCATCTGATCCAGTACTTGACTCTCAAGTCCAAACCATTTTGATGAATCTTGGACAAAAAGCAACCACTACTGTATCTCGCGATCAAGCACAGCAAGCAATTGATGATGCAAAAGAGGTAGTATCCATTGCACGACAAACAGTTGTAGGCTCTGAATTAAGTAATGATCCTGATTTTAAAATTAACTTGATGAAAATATTACTACAAACCTCAATTGCAGAGTATCATGAAGCAGTATCTGACGGTGTGATAGGTGAGATGGCAGAGTTTCAGGATGGCTCTGCATTTGTCTGGAGATCACAGCAAATCTTTGATGAGGTAAAGTCTGATTTGCCTGAACATGAGGTAGAAGCGATTGAAGAACTTTACACTGGTTTATGGAATGCATATGATAACAGAGCAGACCCAGAAGATGTTGAAACAATCTCAGGAGGAATTATTCATGAGATTGATGAAATACTTGGACTAGAAAGCGAAGATGCAGACTTAATAGTTTACGTTGATACAATCAAAAGTCTACTTACCCAAGCCAAGACCGAATATGCCAATGGAAATACCGATTTAGCACTTAGTCTTGCTACCAAAGCATATCTTGATAACTTTGAATTCTTGGAGGCTCCACTAGTGCAAGCAGGACAGCAAGAACTTATGGAAAAAGTTGAAACCAATATGCGAATAGAACTAAGAGACATGATTAAAACCGGTGCCTCTTCATCTGAAGTCAATCAAAAAATTGATACAATTATCTCAGACATGGATATTGTACAAGTATCAGTTCCAGAGTTTGGTACAGTTGCAATGATGATTCTAGCAATTGCAATCATTTCAATAATTGCAGTAACTGCAAAAACCAAAATGATCCCACGATTTTAG
- a CDS encoding HAMP domain-containing sensor histidine kinase: protein MQFSQSLILGFLVIAAISGVIGVISLYQFVTIIDSLKTAVPESIEDFKTKASVLENDRLIMYYDEVLTQSARNYAFTHDEKWKSRYLQIEPVLDKLIKEPYSDANNSVFFELNKINIELVNMEKEAIRLTDDGEYKQAISLLESDEYTNLKSHYTDSLKIHSKNNDLEYNDGIRSLENTSLLLSSNIDRVTKEGTIVLEIIFPILVSLSILLGIFFSKRLSAPISDLKKSVKLIAAGNFDVNIPVRGPDEIKELIQDFKTMVIELNKIDIMKNDFSAMITHELKTPLVPIIGYVDLLLSKHFGDLNQNQIERLLKIKNNCVRMQNMVTDILDINRMGTNQLKFNMEINDMSLIVMFAIDMLKDEFSKKKITIIESLEKNLMCNCDKDRMSQVIINVLSNAIDFCPKQQGKIEIITNRIKNNVHIIIKDNGMGISKENIDKIFVKYYQVDTTLTREHGGTGIGLSLSKIIIENHNGKIWAESNGLDKGSEIHIQLPTI from the coding sequence ATGCAATTTTCACAAAGTTTAATCCTGGGATTTCTTGTAATTGCTGCAATATCTGGAGTCATAGGGGTAATTTCATTATATCAGTTTGTTACGATTATAGATTCACTAAAAACTGCGGTGCCAGAATCAATCGAGGATTTTAAAACAAAAGCATCAGTTTTAGAAAATGACCGATTGATAATGTATTATGATGAAGTTTTAACACAATCAGCCAGAAATTATGCTTTTACTCATGATGAAAAATGGAAATCAAGGTATCTTCAAATTGAACCTGTACTGGATAAACTGATCAAAGAACCATATAGTGATGCAAACAATAGCGTTTTTTTTGAATTAAATAAAATAAATATTGAACTTGTTAACATGGAAAAAGAAGCAATAAGATTAACCGATGATGGAGAATACAAACAAGCCATATCACTTTTGGAAAGTGATGAATACACAAATCTAAAATCCCATTACACAGATTCATTGAAGATTCACTCAAAAAATAATGATTTAGAATATAATGATGGTATTAGATCATTAGAAAATACATCCCTACTACTATCTTCAAACATAGATAGAGTGACAAAAGAAGGTACAATTGTATTAGAAATCATTTTTCCAATTCTGGTGTCTCTGTCTATTTTACTGGGAATATTTTTTTCAAAAAGATTATCCGCACCAATAAGTGATTTAAAAAAATCTGTAAAACTGATTGCTGCAGGGAATTTTGATGTTAACATTCCAGTACGTGGGCCAGATGAGATAAAGGAATTGATACAGGATTTTAAGACGATGGTGATAGAGCTGAATAAAATTGATATCATGAAAAATGATTTTTCAGCCATGATCACACATGAATTAAAAACTCCACTGGTTCCAATAATTGGATATGTGGATTTACTTTTATCAAAACACTTTGGAGATTTAAATCAAAATCAAATAGAACGATTATTGAAGATAAAAAATAACTGTGTAAGGATGCAAAATATGGTCACTGATATTCTTGACATTAATAGAATGGGGACCAATCAATTGAAATTCAATATGGAAATAAATGATATGTCTTTAATTGTCATGTTTGCTATAGATATGTTAAAAGATGAATTTAGTAAGAAAAAAATTACAATTATAGAATCTCTTGAAAAAAATCTAATGTGCAATTGTGATAAAGATAGAATGAGTCAGGTCATTATCAACGTATTAAGTAATGCAATTGATTTTTGCCCAAAGCAACAAGGAAAAATTGAGATAATAACAAACAGAATTAAAAATAATGTTCACATTATTATCAAAGACAACGGAATGGGAATTTCAAAAGAAAACATAGACAAAATATTTGTAAAGTATTATCAAGTAGACACCACATTAACTAGAGAGCATGGAGGAACAGGCATAGGTTTGTCATTATCTAAGATTATCATAGAAAATCATAATGGCAAAATTTGGGCAGAATCAAATGGTTTGGATAAAGGCTCTGAAATTCATATTCAACTGCCTACTATTTGA
- a CDS encoding PQQ-dependent sugar dehydrogenase, whose protein sequence is MITTMTFVEDDILILQKSDGVVRLIQDGVLQDEPVLDVNVDPDGEKGMLGITSVGSTVYLYYTEANEDGGESLGNRIYKYEWTGDYLINPELLKELPSNISHNGGAMVVGLDEQVYAVIGDTLGYGLLQNKPLDWLEGDDLDLKDNGVILQLEGENPYFAMGIRNSFGLAVDPVTGNLWATENGDDNFDEINLIPEKFNSGWIVIMGPATESELASLPGYEDYIYDDPKFSWEQSVAPTGLDFAKFQEINNYDNSLFVGDCNTGNLYKFELNENRNGFEFTNSFLQDNVVNKDESLDEIIIGTGFGCVTDIERGPDGFLYVVSLSEGAIYRILPAQTITNSTVSDNGGGCLIATATYGSELAPQIQQLRELRDNSLLQTTSGTSFMSAFNQFYYSFSPTVADLERENPIFKEAVKLMLTPMISSLSILNYVDVDSEAKMLGYGISLILLNVGMYFVAPAITVWQIKKRI, encoded by the coding sequence ATGATTACTACAATGACCTTTGTTGAAGATGACATTCTAATTTTACAAAAAAGTGATGGAGTAGTTCGTTTAATTCAAGACGGAGTTTTACAAGACGAGCCTGTGCTTGATGTAAATGTTGATCCAGATGGAGAAAAAGGAATGTTGGGAATAACTAGCGTTGGGTCAACAGTATACCTCTATTACACAGAAGCAAATGAAGATGGAGGAGAATCTCTAGGAAATAGAATTTACAAATATGAATGGACTGGAGATTATTTGATAAATCCAGAATTACTAAAAGAACTACCATCAAACATTTCTCATAATGGCGGTGCAATGGTTGTAGGATTAGATGAACAAGTCTATGCAGTAATTGGTGATACATTAGGATATGGTCTTCTTCAAAATAAACCTCTAGATTGGTTAGAAGGTGATGATCTTGATCTGAAAGATAATGGGGTAATTTTGCAATTAGAGGGAGAAAATCCTTATTTTGCTATGGGCATACGAAATAGCTTTGGTTTAGCAGTAGACCCTGTTACAGGAAATTTATGGGCTACTGAAAATGGAGATGATAATTTTGATGAAATTAATTTGATTCCAGAGAAGTTTAACAGTGGTTGGATAGTCATTATGGGCCCTGCAACTGAATCTGAACTTGCTAGTCTTCCAGGATACGAAGATTACATTTACGATGATCCAAAATTCTCTTGGGAACAATCTGTAGCACCAACTGGATTAGATTTTGCAAAATTTCAAGAAATCAATAATTATGATAATTCTCTTTTTGTAGGAGATTGTAATACAGGAAATCTCTATAAATTTGAATTAAATGAAAATCGTAATGGTTTTGAATTTACCAATTCATTTCTTCAAGATAATGTAGTAAACAAAGATGAGTCTTTGGATGAAATTATAATTGGTACTGGATTTGGGTGTGTAACTGATATTGAAAGAGGCCCTGATGGTTTTCTATATGTGGTGTCATTGAGTGAAGGAGCCATCTATAGAATACTTCCTGCTCAAACAATTACAAATTCTACCGTTTCAGATAATGGTGGTGGTTGTTTAATTGCTACTGCCACATATGGTTCTGAATTAGCACCACAAATACAACAATTACGTGAACTACGAGACAACTCTTTGCTCCAAACAACATCAGGTACATCATTTATGAGTGCATTCAATCAATTCTACTATTCGTTTAGCCCAACTGTGGCAGACTTGGAGAGAGAAAATCCAATATTCAAAGAAGCAGTTAAACTCATGCTTACTCCAATGATCTCTAGCCTATCAATTCTAAATTATGTGGATGTGGATTCAGAAGCTAAAATGCTAGGATATGGAATCTCTTTGATTCTGCTAAATGTAGGAATGTATTTCGTAGCACCTGCAATTACTGTGTGGCAAATTAAAAAACGAATTTAA
- a CDS encoding winged helix-turn-helix transcriptional regulator produces the protein METEFEKEARTRNHVECQVDEIWSVLGKTWALLILKKLSESKSTRFNEIKKAIPMISNTVLSERLRDLEDNGLITKKIYAQVPIRVEYSITKHTQDLGKILRHLDKWVEQRKKPTKKR, from the coding sequence ATGGAAACAGAATTTGAGAAAGAGGCAAGGACTCGTAATCATGTTGAATGTCAGGTTGATGAAATCTGGAGCGTTCTTGGAAAGACTTGGGCTCTATTAATTTTGAAAAAACTTTCAGAAAGTAAATCCACACGATTCAATGAAATAAAAAAAGCCATCCCAATGATAAGTAATACTGTATTATCTGAGAGATTACGTGATCTTGAAGATAATGGTCTAATCACAAAAAAAATTTATGCTCAAGTACCAATACGTGTAGAATACAGTATAACAAAACATACACAAGATCTTGGGAAAATTCTAAGACATCTTGATAAATGGGTTGAACAAAGAAAAAAACCCACAAAGAAACGTTGA
- a CDS encoding CbtA family protein, whose translation MKTALFLAIVLISGALAGTIHGVANLILVEPYLDTAIGIENQHLFASGEEKDTPEFRAEFDSYRYWQKGGQVLAGAILGTSIGALFGLVYAYSRSSLPGRTDLKKTFTLAAIMWLAIYFIPFLKYPANPPTVGDPETVILRSILYLSFITISSFGAVGFYQLYKKLQSQKKIVAFVGYTIFISIVFVVMPPNPDEISAPMELVNDFRTMSVIAVSVFWVSVATILGIFWSKFRPDSQIKLEKY comes from the coding sequence ATGAAAACAGCTTTATTTCTTGCAATTGTTTTGATTTCAGGTGCTCTTGCAGGTACCATACATGGTGTTGCAAATTTGATACTTGTTGAACCCTATCTTGACACGGCAATTGGAATTGAAAATCAACATCTATTTGCATCGGGTGAAGAAAAAGACACTCCTGAATTTAGAGCAGAATTTGATTCATATCGATACTGGCAAAAAGGTGGACAGGTTTTAGCTGGAGCAATTTTGGGAACATCCATTGGTGCGTTGTTTGGACTTGTTTACGCATATTCTAGAAGTTCATTACCTGGAAGAACTGATCTGAAAAAAACATTTACACTTGCGGCAATAATGTGGCTAGCAATTTACTTTATACCGTTTTTGAAATATCCTGCAAATCCACCAACAGTAGGTGACCCTGAAACTGTAATACTGAGATCAATTCTATATCTTTCATTTATCACAATCTCTAGTTTTGGTGCAGTGGGATTTTATCAATTATACAAAAAATTACAATCACAAAAAAAGATTGTTGCCTTTGTTGGATATACAATTTTTATCAGCATAGTGTTTGTAGTGATGCCTCCAAATCCTGATGAAATATCTGCACCTATGGAATTGGTAAATGACTTTAGAACAATGTCTGTTATTGCAGTTAGTGTATTTTGGGTATCTGTAGCTACTATTTTAGGCATATTTTGGAGCAAATTTCGACCTGATTCTCAAATTAAACTAGAAAAATATTAG
- a CDS encoding thioredoxin domain-containing protein, translating to MAKNHLIHETSPYLLQHAENPVDWYAWNDESLKKAKDENKPIFLSVGYSACHWCHVMAHESFENDEVAKFMNENFVNIKVDREERPDLDDIYQKVCQIATGQGGWPLSIFLTPDQKPFYVGTYFPVLDSYGRPGFGSITRQLAQAWKEKPKDIEKSADNFLSALQKAETVKIPSKLEKVILDEAAMNLFQLGDAAYGGFGSAPKFPNAANVSFLFRYAKLTGLSKFNEFALKTLNKMAKGGIFDQIGGGFHRYSTDAKWLVPHFEKMLYDNALIPVNYAEAYQITQDQFYLEVLHKTLGFVLREMTSKEGGFYSAYDADSEGVEGKFYVWKKSEIKEILGDDAEIFCLYYDVTDGGNWEGNSILCNNINISAVAFHFGMPEEKIKEILVRCSEKLLNVRSKRVPPGLDDKVLTSWNALMITAFAKGYRVTGETKYLDAAKNCVSFIETKLLDDTKLLRTYKNNVAKIDGYLEDYSYFANALLDVFEIEPEAKYLNLAVKLGHHLVDHFWDPESSSFFMTSDDHEKLIIRPKSNYDLSLPSGNSVSCFVMLRLYHLTQEEKFLKIATQIMESQAQIAAENPFGFGYLLNTIYIFMQHPTEITIINSENSEICNFLYSKFLPESIMVSINNKSQLENLSKFPFFAGKSYSDKTSVFVCKDFTCSLPLATISDIKSNL from the coding sequence ATGGCAAAAAATCATCTAATTCATGAAACCAGTCCATATTTATTACAACATGCAGAAAACCCAGTAGACTGGTATGCTTGGAATGATGAGTCTCTAAAAAAAGCTAAAGATGAAAACAAACCCATATTTCTTAGTGTAGGGTATAGTGCTTGTCACTGGTGTCATGTGATGGCACACGAATCATTTGAAAATGACGAAGTTGCAAAATTCATGAATGAAAATTTTGTAAACATCAAAGTTGACAGAGAAGAAAGACCGGACCTTGATGATATATATCAAAAAGTTTGTCAGATAGCAACCGGTCAGGGTGGATGGCCTCTTAGTATTTTTCTAACTCCTGATCAAAAGCCATTTTACGTTGGAACTTATTTTCCAGTTTTGGACTCTTACGGTCGTCCAGGTTTTGGAAGTATTACAAGACAACTAGCACAAGCTTGGAAAGAAAAACCAAAAGACATTGAAAAGTCTGCTGATAACTTTCTATCCGCATTACAAAAAGCAGAGACTGTAAAAATTCCATCTAAACTAGAAAAAGTTATTCTTGATGAAGCTGCAATGAATTTATTTCAGCTTGGTGATGCAGCATATGGTGGATTTGGTTCTGCGCCAAAATTTCCAAACGCAGCTAATGTTTCATTTTTGTTCAGATATGCAAAACTTACAGGACTATCAAAATTTAATGAATTTGCGCTCAAAACTCTAAATAAAATGGCCAAAGGCGGCATCTTTGACCAGATAGGTGGAGGATTTCATAGATACTCTACTGATGCAAAATGGCTTGTTCCTCATTTTGAAAAGATGCTTTACGATAATGCCTTAATCCCAGTAAATTATGCTGAAGCCTATCAGATTACCCAAGACCAATTCTATCTTGAAGTTCTTCACAAGACTTTGGGATTTGTCTTAAGAGAAATGACTTCAAAAGAAGGTGGATTTTATTCTGCATACGATGCTGATTCAGAAGGTGTAGAAGGAAAATTCTACGTATGGAAGAAAAGTGAGATAAAAGAGATACTTGGTGATGATGCTGAGATATTTTGTTTGTACTATGATGTTACTGATGGCGGTAATTGGGAAGGAAACAGCATTTTGTGTAATAACATCAACATCTCTGCAGTAGCATTTCATTTTGGAATGCCTGAAGAAAAAATCAAAGAAATTCTTGTACGTTGCTCTGAAAAATTATTGAATGTTCGTTCCAAACGAGTTCCTCCTGGACTGGATGATAAAGTACTCACTTCGTGGAATGCATTGATGATCACAGCATTTGCTAAAGGGTACCGTGTAACTGGAGAAACAAAATATTTGGATGCTGCAAAAAACTGTGTCTCATTTATTGAAACAAAACTACTTGATGATACTAAATTATTACGAACTTACAAAAACAATGTGGCAAAAATAGATGGTTATTTGGAAGATTACTCTTATTTTGCAAACGCATTACTTGACGTCTTTGAGATTGAACCTGAAGCAAAATATCTGAATTTGGCAGTTAAACTAGGACATCATTTGGTTGATCACTTTTGGGATCCTGAGAGTAGCAGCTTTTTTATGACATCTGATGATCATGAAAAATTAATCATCCGACCAAAGAGCAATTATGATTTGTCATTGCCATCTGGTAACTCAGTTTCATGTTTTGTAATGTTGCGATTGTATCATCTTACACAAGAAGAAAAATTCTTAAAAATTGCAACTCAAATAATGGAATCTCAGGCTCAAATTGCAGCTGAAAATCCATTTGGCTTTGGCTATCTGCTAAATACAATTTACATTTTCATGCAACATCCAACTGAAATTACAATTATCAACTCTGAGAATTCAGAAATTTGTAATTTCCTTTACTCTAAATTTTTACCTGAATCAATTATGGTATCAATTAACAATAAATCTCAACTAGAAAATCTATCTAAATTCCCATTTTTTGCAGGAAAATCCTACAGTGATAAAACATCTGTCTTTGTTTGTAAGGATTTTACTTGTTCGTTACCTTTGGCGACTATAAGCGATATAAAATCAAACCTTTAG